The genomic DNA TTGGCATACCCGCGCTCCAAGGCCAAGTCCACCATCCTGGACATCGAACTGCGAGCATCGATCTGTCGCCGACTCGCCCGCTGGACCTCGTCACGTAGGTCGATATCCAAGGCGTCCTGGAGGAAGTCCCAGCCACCAGAAGTCACGACGCTTCCCCGTCGCCGAGCCGAAAGTGCTGAGCGAGGCGGTCGAGGGTGAACTCCTGACGGAGCTTGCAAGCGCTGTTCTGGTTGGCGAACATCCCCTTCTCCCAGTATGCCTGCTCGGCCGGGACGGACGTGAGCCAGCGGACCGGCACGACCCACTCCCCGATCTCATCGGTCTCTGGCCCTCCTTCCTTGCTGCGGAGATAGGTGCCGCGCAGGGGCAGACTCGTCAGCGCGGTAGGCATCCCGTCGACCGTCACCTCAGCGTGATCGAAGCGCTGCGGCGTCCCGGCGACCTCACCAATCGCCACATAGCCGCGACCGGGGATATGCACGTTGACCCGTCCTCCGATAGGCAGATTGCGCAGGCTTCGTGAGTACCATGGGTCGCCACCGGCGCTGACGAAGCCATACTTCTGTCCGTCCGCCCACGAGCGGCCCGCGGGATCGTCGCCGAAGGAGACGAACCAGTCGGTCCCGTTCCACTCGGCACGCTTGCCCTTCTTGCTCTTAACGGAGAAGGCGCCACTGCCATCGCTCTCGTCATCTCGCGCGAGCCAGGATCGGGTGAGGTAGCGACGGCCGTCGTCCTCGAGGTAGGAAAAGAAGACCGCGTTGACCGGCACGCCAAACGTCCGGAGGTAGGTAACGATCCGCTCGGACCCCGGGTCGAGGTCGGTCGCGACGATCGTCAGCTGCAGGGTGGCGTTGAGCTCGTCGGGAGCCGAGGTGCCGAAGACGTCCTCAAAGGCTGACTCGAACGGGACGTCAAGATGGTTGTTGGCGAGTTCGAGGATCGAGTCCCGATCGAGGGTGCTCACCCACGAGCCGTAGTCGAGGACCTGCGCGACGACGTCGCGAGGGGTCTTGTCGCGCTTGAGCTCGAGGACGTGGAGGTTACCCTCGCCGTCCATGGCCAGCAGATCGATGAACTTGCCATGCGGAGTCTTCACCTGCCGTCCGATGACGAGGAGGCGGTCACTGAGCAACGAGGGGTCCTTCTCTAGGTACTGCTCCAACGTCGCCTCCGACGGCAAGGTGGCCGAACTCAGCCGCCTCGGGGTGTCCCCGTCAATCCGCCACATCCCCATGTGCACCGGCATGACCTACAGCCTCCCCGAAAACGCCCGCGCTTGCAGGGACAGGAGCAGTTGGTCCATCGCGCGTCGGGACTCCTTCATCCCGGCGCTCAGCCGATCCAGCACCTCCAGCTGACGAACGAAGTCAGCCTGTTGGGCGGGCGACGGCCACAGCACCTCAACGGAAGCCAGAGCCGACTTGCTCACGAGTCCCTTCATTCCGCCCGTGGACTTGGCGCGGACGATCTCCGGCTCCAGTCGGAGCTGCTCCAACAAGAACCGGGGGCTTCCGTCGCTCAACGTGACGGCGTTGATCTGCTGGTTGAAGGCGGCGTGACGGTCAAGCAGGGCACTTCTGCCAATGCTGTTGCGGCTGCCCGCAATACAGACCACCAGAACAGAGCCTGTGGGTGCAATGCGACCTATGGTGGCGCCGGAATCAGAGAGTCGCTCCGCGGCAGTCACGGGGTGAAGTTGGGAGTCCAGGATGTCGCCGGACTTGATCCACTCGACCTGACCGCCGTAGTTCGAAGCATCGGCGCGCGGGGGCGTATTGCCAGTCGTCAAAGTGCCAATCGACCCTAGCCTGCGCAAAGGCAGACTCTTCGCATTCGTTAGAGGGTGTCCGAACTCAGCGACGAATGCCTGGGAGACAGCCTCCCCGAGGCGGGAGATGGCACGGCCCCTTGCGTCGAGCGCCTTTGTGGCATGGTCGAGGATGGCGGCGATGCGGCGCTGCTCCTCGATCGGCGGCAGTTGAAGCTCCCGTCGATAGGCGTCTTCGCGATTGAGTCCTGGCACTGCCGCAGCGCGGTTTAGCTCGGTCAACCGCAGGTTCGGGAGGATGTGGCGGAGCCATCCCAGGTCCTGCTCGGTGGCGCTCTGATCCACGTAGTAGGTGGTGTCAATGGGCCAACAGGGGACCGCAGAGAAGTTGACCTCGCCGAACGACCCCTTCCTGCCAATGATGATGGCCTGGCCGTCCGTGGCGGCCTTGTCGTGAAGGCCCACCTGTCCGTTTGAGCCGTATACCGGCACGTCACCTGGGACACGCACCGATGCAGCGAGCGCCTTGCCATACTTGAACTCGCAGATGTCACCGAGAGTGACCGTGGTCCAGCCGGGTCTCACTTGAGCATCGCTTTGAGGTCGGCGAAGCCTTGCTGGATCTCGAGCTCCAGGGCGTCGAGGTCGGCGATAATCTCCAAGGGGTCGCGGTGCTCGACCTCCTCGTGGACGACCTCCTTGTACCGGTTGAGCGACAGGTCATAGCTCTGGGCGACGATGTCGGCCTTCGGGACGAGGAAGCTCTGCTCGGTCCGCGTCCGCGATCGCTCCGATTCCGTTGCCCGTGAACCCCATCGGGACAGTGCGTCGGGCAGGTTGTTGCGCAGGTGCTCGTCCGGCGACAGCGACGCTGACGGCATACACCCCACCTTGTGCTCCGACAGCAGAGGTGAGCGCTTGTCGTCGAGGGACCAGCCGTCAGCTTGGATGTCGTAGAACCACACGTCATCGGTGCCGCCGGAGTCGGTGCGGGTGAAGAAGAGGATGGCGGTCGACACCCCGGCATACGGACGGAAAGCACCGGAGGGGAGCTTGACGACGGCGTCGAGCTTCTGCTCCTCGACGAGCCGCTTGCGCAGCGTCTTGTGCGCCGTGCTCGAGCCGAAGAGCACGCCGTCGGGGACGATGACCGCGGCCCGGCCGCCGGGCTTGAGAAGGCGGAGGAAGAGGGCGAGGAAGAGAAGCTCGGTCTTCTTCGTCTTCACGTCCTTGAGGAGTGCCTTGCTCGTCGACTCGTAGTCGAGGCTGCCGGCGAAGGGCGGGTTCGCGAGGACGAGCGAGTAACGGCCCTCGTCGGACGCGGCGCCCTCGGAGAGGCTGTCGCGGTAGCGGATGTCGGGGGCCTCAATGCCGTGGAGCAGCATGTTCATGCTCCCGATCCGGAGCATGGTGTTGTCGAAGTCGTACCCGTGGAACATCGAGTGGTTGAAGTGTCGACGCTGCGCCGCGTCCGTCATCACCGAGGGGTGGGTGGCCCGCAGGTGCTCGGAGGCGGCGACGAGGAATCCGGCGGTGCCGCAGGCGGGGTCGACGATCTCGTCGGTCGGCGTCGGCGCGGTCATCGCGACCATGAGCTGGATGATGTGACGCGGGGTGCGGAACTGGCCGTTCTGGCCGGCGGAGGCGATCTTGCCGAGCATGTACTCGTAGAGGTCGCCGTTGGTGTCGCGGTCGGTCATCGGGACGTCGTCGAGCATGTCGACGACCTTGGAGAGCAGCGCCGGGGTGGGGATGGTGAAGCGGGCATCCCGCATGTGGTCGGAGTAGGTCGAGTCCTCACCGGCGAGCTGGCGGAGGAAGGGGAAGACCTGCTCGCCGACGACCTTGAACATGACGGCGGGGTCGTCGTTCTTGAAGCGGGACCAGCGGAGGTGGTCCTGGCCGGGGAGGAAGGTCGGGTCCTCGACCGGCCCCTTCAGACGGCGAGCGCGGTTCTCCTTGAGGGTCTGGAGCTCGTCGAGGCGCCGGACGAAGAGGAGGAAGGTGATCTGCTCGATGACCTCGATCGGGTTGCTGATGCCGCCGGACCAGAAGGCGTCCCAGATGCGGTCGATCTTGCTCTTGAGGTCTCCGGTGATCACATGGGTCAGGGTATCCATGGGTCAGCTGCTCTCGTCGCCGGAGGAGCCCGGCTGGCTGCCGACCGCGGTGGCCAGCCGAGAAGGATGACAGAAGCCACTGACGACCACGCACCGTCGCGACGCACCGTGCGGCGCCGGGTTCTGGAACGTGGCGAGTCGCGTCGCTACCGTAGAGGTCACCAACACCCCGCAGGCCGACCACCTGCCGAGTGCGTCGGGAGACGCGCAGGAGAAGGGCCGCCGGAGGCGGCAGGCAGCTTCAGAAGGTCGGCAGGAGAAGGGTGATGGGAGACGAGGAGAGATCGCAGGTGCGGCTGCGCCGTGCCGCTACGGGACGTCGTCGGGATGACCGCGATCTCGGCGTCGATGACGTGGTGCGCCTCGAGATCCGCCTCCCAGCTGCGGTCGCGGCTGCCCTGTTCGACCAGGCCCATTCGACCCACGAGCCGGTCAGCCGCGTAGCGGCCCGGCTCCTGCGCAGTTCTCTCGATGTCCCCCGGGGCCGCCGATGACGTAGGCGATCCAGGTCGGCGCCCGACGACGCGCCCAGATACGGCAAAGGCCGGGATTCGCACTCCCGGCCAGCCGCTCGGACATCGAGTTCGCACCTCGTGGTCCGCTTCGAAACTACCCGTCTCACTGAGGAGCTTCTGCATGCCATCGTCTCGCCCTGCCCACCGCCGTGTCAACGAGCAACGCCGTCAGCCGGCGCTCACGGCCGCCCAGGCCATAGAGCAGTACCGCCCCCACCTGGCCACCCGCGAGGAGTGGGCGGTCGTCGCCGACTTCGTCCGCGCCGCTGTCCGTGACCTCGACCCGGATGGGCCACACCGAGCTCGCGAGTGGCTTCGGACCGTCACCGCTCTTGCCGCGTGGTCACAGCGGGAAGGGATTCCGTTGGACCGAGAAGAGGTGTTCGCGCCGGACAACATCCGCCGCTACGCCGAGATCGGTTGCCCGGAGCTGTCCACCCCGTCGACAGCGACCAGGCGGGCAGTCCTTCGGACCATGGGTCGCGCCCTCACCGAGGAGGCGCCATGGCCCGCGCCCGAACCGATGCTGCCGCAACGCCTGCGCCATCCGCCCTACAGCGCCAGGGACGAGCAACGACTGCGATCTCTTCGGCTGCCCACTCGACATCAGCAGCGTCGGCTCGACGCCGTTCTCGCACTCGGCCTCGGCGTCGGCCTGTGGGCACGCGAGTGCCTGACGGCCACTCCATCGGATCTGCGCATCGTCGACGGTCTGACTCAGCTGCAGGTCCACGGGACCCGGGCGCGGTAGGTCGTGGTGCGCGACCACGACGCCCAGACCCTGCATCGCTTGGCTGCCGAGCACCCACTGGAGAACTTCGCCGGGTTCCGCGCCAGCGAATGGGACCGCTCCAGGACATGGAACGCCATCCGCGCCATCGACACACCGACCGACCTGCGGCTCGAGACCGAGCGCCTACGCAGCACCTGGCTCGTGCACCACCTCGACCGCGGCGTGCATCTGACCGTCCTCGCCCGGCACGCCGGCCTGAAGACCACACGCGCGTTCACGCTGCTGATGCCCTTCCTCACCGAACCGCCCCAAGCCATGACCAACCGGCAATTGGCGGACCTGGACTGACGCGACGATCGTGACGGCACAGACGACACTCGAGCCGCGGTGGCGGCCACGCAAACGGACCGTGGCCGACCAGCTGCGCTACGCCACGGCTGCCGTCGACAACTCGCCCGAGCTGCTCTCCATCGCCGACGCCCTCACTGCCCGGACCGGGCGTCCCAGGAACATCCCCTTCCGCGCCCTGCTCATCGCGTGCTGCCTCCATGCCCGCGTGGACCCGACCAACATGTACCGAACCCGGATCGCGGACCTTCTTGTCAGTCTCAACGCCGCCCAGCGCCGCGACCTCGGCATCCCCGGTCCCGTGTCCTACTCCCAGGTCGAGCGCGCCGCTCTCAAGCTCGACCGCGCCGCGCGCGACGGCATCACACTCCCAGCGAACGACCACCAAGACGCCCAGACTCTCGACCTCGACGCCGTCATGTCCCTCATCTGCTCGGCCGCCCTGCCGCCGGGCTTCATCACCACCGCGACGGTCGCTGCCGACGGCATGGACTTCGAATCCCCCGCACGGCCCCAAGGATTCGTCGACAAGCGCACCGGCGAGATCCTGCAATGCGCCGACCCCGACGCCGGCATCGGACACCGGACGGCCACACCGAGTCACCCGAGCTCGTGGTTCACCGGTCAGGAGCTCACAGTCGTCACCAACGCGCCCGACCGGCCCACCTCCCGGACACCCCCACCACCCGCGCCAACCGTCGTCCTCGCCGCAGGAATCCGCGCGGCGGCCTCAGACCGGGCAGGAGTCACCGCCGGGCTCGTCCTGTGGTGGCACCAGCGCGTTCCCGTCCGAGAGTGCGCCGTCGACCGCGGCATCAGCCAAGGCAGCGACGACGACTTCGCTGCACCACTGCGGCGAGCAGGGATCGAGCAGATCATCGACCTGAAGACCCAGGACCGGAAGATCCACACCGCGTGGACCAACGACCAGGTCCTCATGATCAACGGCGGTGTCTTCACCAAGGGCACCCCCGAGGCGCTCTACACGGACCTGCCCACGCCGAAGCTCTCGGACACCACCGAGGAGAAGGTCCGCAAGCACGAGATCTACGACCGGCTCCAACCCTTCGCCTGTCAGCCACTGACCGCGATCGACGAGGCCGGTCGGCAACGCTTCCGCGGACCCGCTCACAAACACGTCCGCCGGGTCCGCTGCCCCAACTCGCCGCGCTCGATGCGCTGGTCCCTGCTGCCGAAGACCCGGTGCGTCAAGGGCGAGCCGTGCATCTGCTCCACCACGTTCACCCTCGGCCCCGAGGACGACATCAAGCTCCGCCAGCGCGACCTGTGGATGACGACCAAGTGGAAGGCCAGCTACGGCCGGCGCAACATGGCCGAGCAGGGCATCTCCCAAGCCCGCGTCCACGCCGGCAAGCTGGTCCGCCTCTACACCCAGGTCCGCAACCGCGCCGGCCAAGGCATCGCCGCCGCCTTCTCCCTCTTCGGCACCA from Austwickia sp. includes the following:
- a CDS encoding DUF91 domain-containing protein; this encodes MPVHMGMWRIDGDTPRRLSSATLPSEATLEQYLEKDPSLLSDRLLVIGRQVKTPHGKFIDLLAMDGEGNLHVLELKRDKTPRDVVAQVLDYGSWVSTLDRDSILELANNHLDVPFESAFEDVFGTSAPDELNATLQLTIVATDLDPGSERIVTYLRTFGVPVNAVFFSYLEDDGRRYLTRSWLARDDESDGSGAFSVKSKKGKRAEWNGTDWFVSFGDDPAGRSWADGQKYGFVSAGGDPWYSRSLRNLPIGGRVNVHIPGRGYVAIGEVAGTPQRFDHAEVTVDGMPTALTSLPLRGTYLRSKEGGPETDEIGEWVVPVRWLTSVPAEQAYWEKGMFANQNSACKLRQEFTLDRLAQHFRLGDGEAS
- a CDS encoding restriction endonuclease subunit S encodes the protein MRPGWTTVTLGDICEFKYGKALAASVRVPGDVPVYGSNGQVGLHDKAATDGQAIIIGRKGSFGEVNFSAVPCWPIDTTYYVDQSATEQDLGWLRHILPNLRLTELNRAAAVPGLNREDAYRRELQLPPIEEQRRIAAILDHATKALDARGRAISRLGEAVSQAFVAEFGHPLTNAKSLPLRRLGSIGTLTTGNTPPRADASNYGGQVEWIKSGDILDSQLHPVTAAERLSDSGATIGRIAPTGSVLVVCIAGSRNSIGRSALLDRHAAFNQQINAVTLSDGSPRFLLEQLRLEPEIVRAKSTGGMKGLVSKSALASVEVLWPSPAQQADFVRQLEVLDRLSAGMKESRRAMDQLLLSLQARAFSGRL
- a CDS encoding SAM-dependent DNA methyltransferase, with protein sequence MITGDLKSKIDRIWDAFWSGGISNPIEVIEQITFLLFVRRLDELQTLKENRARRLKGPVEDPTFLPGQDHLRWSRFKNDDPAVMFKVVGEQVFPFLRQLAGEDSTYSDHMRDARFTIPTPALLSKVVDMLDDVPMTDRDTNGDLYEYMLGKIASAGQNGQFRTPRHIIQLMVAMTAPTPTDEIVDPACGTAGFLVAASEHLRATHPSVMTDAAQRRHFNHSMFHGYDFDNTMLRIGSMNMLLHGIEAPDIRYRDSLSEGAASDEGRYSLVLANPPFAGSLDYESTSKALLKDVKTKKTELLFLALFLRLLKPGGRAAVIVPDGVLFGSSTAHKTLRKRLVEEQKLDAVVKLPSGAFRPYAGVSTAILFFTRTDSGGTDDVWFYDIQADGWSLDDKRSPLLSEHKVGCMPSASLSPDEHLRNNLPDALSRWGSRATESERSRTRTEQSFLVPKADIVAQSYDLSLNRYKEVVHEEVEHRDPLEIIADLDALELEIQQGFADLKAMLK